Genomic segment of Candidatus Bathyarchaeota archaeon:
GAGGAATAGCAGCTTCGTCTTCAGGAGGGGGCTGCTAGACCCCTTCACCCACAGCTTCAGGCAGCAGAGAAAGGCCGTGGCCTGGAAGCTGAACAACCCCAGGATCAACCAGATAACATTCAAGACCCTGAGGCACTTCAAGGCGACGATGGAGTACCGCAGGACAAGAGATATACTTCACGTCAAGCACATACTTGGACACAAGAGGATCGAGAACACCCTCATCTACACCCACCTAGTAGACATGGGAAGCGACGAATACACCTCCAAGGTGGCGAGAAACGCGGAGGAGGCCTGCAAGCTCGTGGAGGCGGGGTTCGAGTTCGTCTGCAAC
This window contains:
- a CDS encoding tyrosine-type recombinase/integrase → MAMIGRLRRNSSFVFRRGLLDPFTHSFRQQRKAVAWKLNNPRINQITFKTLRHFKATMEYRRTRDILHVKHILGHKRIENTLIYTHLVDMGSDEYTSKVARNAEEACKLVEAGFEFVCNTPENLMVFRKRK